One Oncorhynchus masou masou isolate Uvic2021 chromosome 27, UVic_Omas_1.1, whole genome shotgun sequence genomic window carries:
- the LOC135516323 gene encoding B-cell lymphoma 6 protein homolog isoform X2: protein MYSLAGAFLNKMSKIQVVEGYQVGGRRAVVASDAVVAEGYVKEFTRHSNDVLLNLNELRHRNILTDATLMVGAAQLQAHCAVLIACSGFFYSLYCHRVSSPVQSGAGGQALTLSLPDSLDPSSVSLLLDFMYTSRLPLTSHTVPGVLAVATYLQMDHVADTCRAFMLHIERMRGTPPQVELDSTVSAVFDAPSGGVPPSPNGRPRPSVLAVSTPSQPAAEAEGHICPDSARVPGDIRASLQPGTFLTRKPRSKELKLEPESPLPTPSPESPSRSSCQPNSPAESKTCNLGEPKNSPDPKACNWKKYKYIVLNPFCAITTVKEEEPEEVQQQLRHTPTSDRMEVTLKPTIEAWPGEGSGQNDRHVSCYDVPGRSPPLVPLTGLSAHSADHPMEPPTHKEGTASPCYLAPCPLEPETAHHCQHPIKRKNYSLPFRYSDNLSVIKAVCTAPAASDKPYRCNVCGAQFNRPANLKTHSRIHSGEKPYHCDTCGTRFVQVAHLRAHVLIHTGEKPYPCHTCGTRFRHLQTLKSHLRIHTGEKPYTCEKCDLHVRHKSQLRLHLRQKHGAVTNNKIHYKVLADPYQSILQAC, encoded by the exons ATGTATTCTCTAGCTGGTGCCTTCCTCAACAAG ATGAGCAAGATCCAGGTGGTGGAGGGATACCAGGTTGGAGGAAGGCGTGCGGTGGTGGCGTCTGATGCGGTTGTTGCGGAGGGATATGTGAAGGAGTTTACGCGCCACTCCAACGATGTCCTACTGAATCTGAATGAGCTGAGGCACCGGAACATTCTGACCGATGCCACCCTCATGGTGGGCGCTGCCCAACTGCAGGCACACTGTGCTGTGCTCATTGCCTGCAG tgggtTCTTCTACTCCCTGTACTGCCATCGTGTGTCCTCCCCCGTACAGAGTGGTGCTGGAGGCcaggccctaaccctgtctctccctgactccctggaCCCCTCCAGCGTCTCCCTGCTTCTGGACTTCATGTACACCTCCCGGCTGCCTCTCACGTCACACACCGTCCCCGGGGTGCTCGCCGTCGCCACCTACCTGCAGATGGACCACGTGGCTGACACCTGCAGAGCTTTCATGTTACACAT tgagaggatgagagggacgCCCCCTCAAGTGGAGCTGGACTCCACGGTGTCTGCAGTGTTTGACGCACCCTCAGGGGGAGTTCCTCCCAGTCCCAATGGAAGACCCCGCCCGTCTGTTCTCGCTGTCTCCACCCCCTCACAGCCTGCAGCAGAGGCTGAGGGCCATATTTGCCCTGACTCAgccag GGTCCCTGGAGACATCCGGGCCTCTCTGCAGCCAGGGACTTTCCTGACCCGTAAGCCCAGGTCAAAGGAACTAAAGTTGGAGCCTGAATCCCCTCTCCCCACACCCTCTCCAGAAAGCCCATCCCGCTCCAGCTGTCAGCCCAACTCTCCTGCTGAGTCCAAAACCTGTAACCTGGGTGAACCCAAGAACAGCCCTGACCCTAAGGCGTGCAACTGGAAGAAATACAAGTACATCGTCCTCAATCCATTCTGTGCCATAACCACAGTGAAGGAGGAGGAGCCTGAGGAGGTCCAGCAGCAGCTTAGGCACACCCCCACCTCTGATAGGATGGAGGTGACATTGAAGCCAACTATAGAGGCGTGGCCAGGGGAAGGATCTGGCCAAAATGACAG GCACGTCTCCTGCTATGATGTCCCTGGCCGTAGCCCTCCTCTGGTGCCCCTCACAGGGCTGTCAGCACACTCTGCGGACCACCCCATGGAGCCTCCCACCCACAAGGAAGGAACAG CCTCGCCTTGCTATCTGGCACCCTGCCCATTGGAGCCAGAGACTGCCCATCACTGCCAACACCCAATCAAGCGCAAGAATTACAGCTTGCCATTCCGTTACTCCGACAACCTGAGCGTGATAAAGGCTGTCTGCACAG CCCCTGCTGCCAGCGACAAGCCGTACCGCTGCAACGTGTGTGGCGCCCAGTTCAACCGGCCCGCCAATTTGAAGACTCACTCCCGCATCCACTCTGGAGAGAAGCCCTACCACTGTGATACCTGTGGGACCCGATTCGTTCAG GTGGCCCACCTGCGAGCCCATGTTCTgattcacacaggggagaagccctaTCCCTGTCACACCTGTGGCACTCGCTTCCGTCACCTGCAGACCCTGAAGAGCCACCTGCGTATTCACACGGGCGAGAAGCCTTACACT tgtgagAAGTGTGACCTGCACGTCCGCCACAAGAGCCAGCTGCGTCTCCACCTGAGGCAGAAGCACGGCGCCGTCACCAACAACAAGATCCACTACAAGGTCCTGGCCGACCCctaccagtccatcctgcaggcCTGTTAA
- the LOC135516323 gene encoding B-cell lymphoma 6 protein homolog isoform X1 — translation MYSLAGAFLNKMSKIQVVEGYQVGGRRAVVASDAVVAEGYVKEFTRHSNDVLLNLNELRHRNILTDATLMVGAAQLQAHCAVLIACSGFFYSLYCHRVSSPVQSGAGGQALTLSLPDSLDPSSVSLLLDFMYTSRLPLTSHTVPGVLAVATYLQMDHVADTCRAFMLHIERMRGTPPQVELDSTVSAVFDAPSGGVPPSPNGRPRPSVLAVSTPSQPAAEAEGHICPDSARVPGDIRASLQPGTFLTRKPRSKELKLEPESPLPTPSPESPSRSSCQPNSPAESKTCNLGEPKNSPDPKACNWKKYKYIVLNPFCAITTVKEEEPEEVQQQLRHTPTSDRMEVTLKPTIEAWPGEGSGQNDRHVSCYDVPGRSPPLVPLTGLSAHSADHPMEPPTHKEGTASPCYLAPCPLEPETAHHCQHPIKRKNYSLPFRYSDNLSVIKAVCTGKAAPAASDKPYRCNVCGAQFNRPANLKTHSRIHSGEKPYHCDTCGTRFVQVAHLRAHVLIHTGEKPYPCHTCGTRFRHLQTLKSHLRIHTGEKPYTCEKCDLHVRHKSQLRLHLRQKHGAVTNNKIHYKVLADPYQSILQAC, via the exons ATGTATTCTCTAGCTGGTGCCTTCCTCAACAAG ATGAGCAAGATCCAGGTGGTGGAGGGATACCAGGTTGGAGGAAGGCGTGCGGTGGTGGCGTCTGATGCGGTTGTTGCGGAGGGATATGTGAAGGAGTTTACGCGCCACTCCAACGATGTCCTACTGAATCTGAATGAGCTGAGGCACCGGAACATTCTGACCGATGCCACCCTCATGGTGGGCGCTGCCCAACTGCAGGCACACTGTGCTGTGCTCATTGCCTGCAG tgggtTCTTCTACTCCCTGTACTGCCATCGTGTGTCCTCCCCCGTACAGAGTGGTGCTGGAGGCcaggccctaaccctgtctctccctgactccctggaCCCCTCCAGCGTCTCCCTGCTTCTGGACTTCATGTACACCTCCCGGCTGCCTCTCACGTCACACACCGTCCCCGGGGTGCTCGCCGTCGCCACCTACCTGCAGATGGACCACGTGGCTGACACCTGCAGAGCTTTCATGTTACACAT tgagaggatgagagggacgCCCCCTCAAGTGGAGCTGGACTCCACGGTGTCTGCAGTGTTTGACGCACCCTCAGGGGGAGTTCCTCCCAGTCCCAATGGAAGACCCCGCCCGTCTGTTCTCGCTGTCTCCACCCCCTCACAGCCTGCAGCAGAGGCTGAGGGCCATATTTGCCCTGACTCAgccag GGTCCCTGGAGACATCCGGGCCTCTCTGCAGCCAGGGACTTTCCTGACCCGTAAGCCCAGGTCAAAGGAACTAAAGTTGGAGCCTGAATCCCCTCTCCCCACACCCTCTCCAGAAAGCCCATCCCGCTCCAGCTGTCAGCCCAACTCTCCTGCTGAGTCCAAAACCTGTAACCTGGGTGAACCCAAGAACAGCCCTGACCCTAAGGCGTGCAACTGGAAGAAATACAAGTACATCGTCCTCAATCCATTCTGTGCCATAACCACAGTGAAGGAGGAGGAGCCTGAGGAGGTCCAGCAGCAGCTTAGGCACACCCCCACCTCTGATAGGATGGAGGTGACATTGAAGCCAACTATAGAGGCGTGGCCAGGGGAAGGATCTGGCCAAAATGACAG GCACGTCTCCTGCTATGATGTCCCTGGCCGTAGCCCTCCTCTGGTGCCCCTCACAGGGCTGTCAGCACACTCTGCGGACCACCCCATGGAGCCTCCCACCCACAAGGAAGGAACAG CCTCGCCTTGCTATCTGGCACCCTGCCCATTGGAGCCAGAGACTGCCCATCACTGCCAACACCCAATCAAGCGCAAGAATTACAGCTTGCCATTCCGTTACTCCGACAACCTGAGCGTGATAAAGGCTGTCTGCACAGGTAAGGCAG CCCCTGCTGCCAGCGACAAGCCGTACCGCTGCAACGTGTGTGGCGCCCAGTTCAACCGGCCCGCCAATTTGAAGACTCACTCCCGCATCCACTCTGGAGAGAAGCCCTACCACTGTGATACCTGTGGGACCCGATTCGTTCAG GTGGCCCACCTGCGAGCCCATGTTCTgattcacacaggggagaagccctaTCCCTGTCACACCTGTGGCACTCGCTTCCGTCACCTGCAGACCCTGAAGAGCCACCTGCGTATTCACACGGGCGAGAAGCCTTACACT tgtgagAAGTGTGACCTGCACGTCCGCCACAAGAGCCAGCTGCGTCTCCACCTGAGGCAGAAGCACGGCGCCGTCACCAACAACAAGATCCACTACAAGGTCCTGGCCGACCCctaccagtccatcctgcaggcCTGTTAA